The proteins below are encoded in one region of Streptomyces marianii:
- a CDS encoding ABC transporter permease, with protein sequence MSATVTTVSKAGPTAGEARTEESGGLRDAVRRRRKLLAGGGVLAVLLVLGAVLLGGGGWPAGLTADISGPLDAANEWVVDNRDTHPLFLYFLLHLSNTATDAVNGVYQGLDALGWLGVMAAAVLVAWRSAGLGRRGLRVALTAFGAFAVCGLLGMWDATLLTIALMVVSVAIAAVLGALIGLAAGLSDRVDRALRPVLDTMQVMPAFAYLLPFVLVFGTGTPAALFCTVIYAAPPMARLTALGLRGADPAALEASVSLGANGRQRLWTARLPLARRQMLLGLNQTIMMALSMVVIAALVGAGGLGEEVYSALATTDVGKAFAAGLPIVLIAVWLDRTTAAAGDGTGTPGAAGSWLHGGRAWALVAAAVAAAAAVRTTTWPDTWTYDISTPVNKAQEWITANLTFTEVWAREFTLWVLNPLRDGLVWLPWWSVLLLVAAAAWLVGNWVSAVTATAAMAAIGVLGVWAKSLNTLSQVLAALVLTLVLGFLAGVLCARAKRLERWVRPLLDAMQTMPQFVYLIPVVALFGATRTSAIVAAVVYALPAVVRITTQGLREVDPAAVEASRSLGASTRQQLLGVQLPLARPALQLAVNQGVVLVLAVVVVGGLVGGGALGYDVIKGLSRGEMGLGMTAGIAIVCLGLVLDRVTQRTSRTPR encoded by the coding sequence GTGAGCGCCACCGTCACCACCGTCTCCAAGGCGGGCCCCACCGCGGGCGAGGCCCGGACCGAGGAGTCCGGCGGCCTGCGCGACGCCGTACGGCGCCGTCGCAAGCTGCTCGCGGGCGGCGGCGTGCTCGCCGTGCTCCTCGTGCTCGGCGCCGTCCTGCTCGGCGGCGGTGGCTGGCCCGCCGGGCTGACCGCCGACATATCCGGGCCGCTCGACGCGGCCAACGAGTGGGTCGTCGACAACCGCGACACCCACCCACTCTTCCTGTACTTCCTGCTGCACCTGTCCAACACCGCCACGGACGCCGTCAACGGGGTCTACCAGGGGCTCGACGCCCTCGGCTGGCTCGGTGTCATGGCCGCCGCCGTACTCGTCGCCTGGCGGTCCGCCGGACTGGGCCGGCGGGGGCTGCGCGTCGCGCTGACCGCGTTCGGCGCGTTCGCCGTCTGCGGACTGCTCGGGATGTGGGACGCGACACTGCTCACCATCGCGCTGATGGTGGTGTCCGTGGCGATCGCGGCCGTGCTGGGCGCGCTGATCGGTCTCGCCGCGGGTCTCTCCGACCGGGTGGACCGGGCCCTGCGCCCGGTGCTGGACACCATGCAGGTGATGCCGGCCTTCGCGTACCTCCTGCCGTTCGTGCTCGTCTTCGGTACGGGGACGCCCGCCGCGCTGTTCTGCACCGTCATCTACGCCGCCCCGCCGATGGCCCGGCTCACCGCGCTCGGACTGCGCGGGGCCGACCCGGCGGCGCTGGAGGCGTCCGTGTCGCTCGGCGCGAACGGCCGGCAGCGCCTGTGGACCGCGCGACTGCCGCTCGCCCGCAGGCAGATGCTCCTCGGCCTCAACCAGACGATCATGATGGCGCTGTCCATGGTGGTCATCGCCGCGCTCGTCGGCGCCGGCGGTCTCGGCGAGGAGGTGTACTCGGCACTGGCGACCACGGACGTCGGCAAGGCGTTCGCCGCGGGGCTGCCGATCGTGCTGATCGCGGTCTGGCTGGACCGCACGACGGCGGCCGCGGGCGACGGCACCGGTACACCGGGCGCCGCCGGGAGCTGGCTGCACGGCGGCCGGGCCTGGGCGCTGGTGGCGGCCGCGGTGGCCGCCGCGGCGGCCGTGCGCACCACGACCTGGCCCGACACCTGGACGTACGACATCTCCACGCCCGTCAACAAGGCACAGGAGTGGATCACCGCGAACCTGACCTTCACCGAGGTCTGGGCGCGCGAGTTCACCCTGTGGGTCCTCAACCCCCTGCGGGACGGGCTGGTCTGGCTGCCCTGGTGGTCCGTCCTGCTGCTGGTCGCCGCCGCGGCCTGGCTCGTCGGGAACTGGGTCTCCGCGGTCACCGCGACCGCGGCGATGGCGGCCATCGGCGTGCTCGGCGTCTGGGCCAAGTCCCTGAACACGCTCTCGCAGGTGCTGGCCGCGCTGGTGCTCACACTGGTGCTCGGCTTCCTCGCGGGCGTGCTGTGCGCCCGCGCCAAACGCCTCGAACGATGGGTGCGGCCGCTGCTGGACGCCATGCAGACGATGCCGCAGTTCGTGTACCTCATCCCGGTCGTCGCGCTCTTCGGCGCCACCCGCACCTCGGCGATCGTCGCGGCCGTCGTGTACGCACTTCCCGCCGTCGTGCGCATCACCACCCAGGGCCTGCGCGAGGTCGACCCGGCCGCCGTGGAGGCGTCCCGCTCGCTCGGCGCGTCCACGCGCCAGCAGCTCCTCGGCGTCCAGCTGCCGCTGGCCCGTCCCGCACTGCAGCTCGCCGTCAACCAGGGCGTGGTGCTGGTGCTCGCCGTGGTCGTGGTCGGCGGGCTCGTCGGCGGAGGCGCGCTCGGCTACGACGTGATCAAGGGCCTGTCCCGGGGCGAGATGGGCCTCGGCATGACGGCCGGAATCGCGATCGTCTGCCTCGGGCTCGTCCTGGACCGCGTCACCCAGCGGACCTCCCGCACCCCCCGTTGA
- a CDS encoding quaternary amine ABC transporter ATP-binding protein, whose translation MNGDTKETTDTGTEAGGTAGDSGAVHPEPPVFAVRGLWKVFGPKADRVPASAELSGLSPAELRERTGCTAAVRDVGFDVRKGEVFVVMGLSGSGKSTLVRTLTRLIEPTSGSISIDGEDVLSMDKARLRELRRHRAAMVFQHFGLLPHRTVLDNVAYGLEIQGMGKAERRAKAAEVVAKVGLGGLEERRPGQLSGGQQQRVGLARALAVDPEVLLFDEPFSALDPLIRRDMQEEVIRLHREEGRTMVFITHDLNEALRLGDRIALMRDGRIVQLGTPEEIVGSPADDYVRDFVRDVPREQVMTVRTAMRPADDPAGAEHLPAVAPGATVSEAIEAVARSGGPVRVVEGGRCLGVVDHAALLAVVAGVPAQEVAA comes from the coding sequence ATGAACGGCGACACCAAGGAAACGACCGACACCGGCACCGAGGCCGGCGGCACCGCCGGCGACAGCGGCGCGGTGCACCCGGAACCGCCCGTGTTCGCGGTGCGCGGCCTGTGGAAGGTGTTCGGCCCCAAGGCCGACCGCGTGCCCGCTTCGGCCGAACTCTCCGGGCTGAGCCCCGCCGAGCTGCGCGAGCGCACCGGCTGCACGGCCGCCGTCCGGGACGTCGGATTCGACGTGCGCAAGGGCGAGGTCTTCGTCGTCATGGGCCTCTCCGGCTCCGGCAAGTCCACGCTCGTGCGCACGCTGACCCGGCTGATCGAACCCACCTCCGGTTCGATCTCCATCGACGGCGAGGACGTGCTCTCGATGGACAAGGCACGCCTGCGCGAGCTGCGCCGGCACCGCGCCGCCATGGTTTTCCAGCACTTCGGCCTGCTGCCGCACCGCACCGTCCTCGACAACGTCGCCTACGGGCTGGAGATCCAGGGCATGGGCAAGGCCGAACGGCGCGCCAAGGCCGCCGAGGTCGTCGCCAAGGTCGGCCTCGGCGGGCTGGAGGAACGCCGTCCGGGACAGCTCTCCGGCGGTCAGCAGCAGCGCGTCGGCCTCGCCCGCGCCCTCGCCGTCGACCCCGAGGTGCTGCTCTTCGACGAGCCGTTCAGCGCGCTCGACCCGCTGATCCGCCGCGACATGCAGGAGGAGGTGATCCGGCTGCACCGCGAGGAGGGCCGCACGATGGTCTTCATCACCCACGACCTGAACGAGGCGCTGCGCCTCGGCGACCGGATCGCCCTGATGCGGGACGGGCGCATCGTCCAGCTCGGCACCCCCGAGGAGATCGTCGGTTCGCCCGCCGACGACTACGTACGGGACTTCGTCCGCGACGTACCGCGCGAGCAGGTCATGACCGTCCGCACGGCCATGCGCCCCGCAGACGACCCGGCCGGGGCCGAGCACCTGCCCGCGGTCGCTCCGGGCGCGACGGTCTCCGAGGCGATCGAGGCGGTCGCCCGCTCCGGTGGCCCCGTCCGCGTCGTCGAGGGCGGACGCTGCCTGGGCGTGGTGGACCACGCCGCGCTCCTCGCGGTCGTCGCGGGCGTTCCCGCGCAGGAGGTGGCCGCATGA
- a CDS encoding GMC family oxidoreductase, with translation MTEHDYEYDYVVVGGGTAGSVIASRLTEDPDVTVAVIEGGPSDVDREDVLTLRRWMGLLGGELDYDYPTTEQPRGNSHIRHSRARVLGGCSSHNTLIAFKPLPSDWDEWAEAGADGWDAAAMDPYFGRLLNNVVPVDEADRNAIARDFVEAAQSALGVPRVEGFNKKPFHEGVGFFDLAYHPENNKRSSASVAYLHPVMDERSNLTLLLETWAYRLELDGTRARGVHVRTVDGEERLVRARHEVIVCAGAVDTPRLLMHSGIGPKGDLEALGIPVVHDLPGVGENLLDHPESVIVWETHGPIPENSAMDSDAGLFVRRDDDERGPDLMFHFYQIPFTDNPERLGYERPAHGVSMTPNIPKPRSRGRLYLTSADPEVKPALDFRYFTDEDDYDGRTLVDGIRIAREIAKSEPLAGWLKREVCPGPEVTGDEELSEYARKVAHTVYHPAGTCRMGSHADELAVVAPDLKVRGLEGIRIADASVFPTMPAVNPMIGVLMVGEKCADLLTPTGSEAR, from the coding sequence ATGACCGAGCACGACTACGAGTACGACTATGTCGTCGTCGGGGGCGGCACCGCAGGATCGGTGATCGCCTCCCGTCTGACGGAGGACCCGGATGTCACCGTGGCCGTCATCGAGGGCGGCCCGAGCGACGTGGACCGCGAGGACGTCCTCACCCTGCGCCGCTGGATGGGCCTCCTCGGCGGGGAACTCGACTACGACTACCCCACCACCGAGCAGCCGCGCGGCAACTCCCACATCCGACACAGCCGCGCCCGGGTGCTCGGCGGCTGCTCCTCGCACAACACGCTGATCGCGTTCAAGCCGCTGCCGTCCGACTGGGACGAATGGGCCGAGGCAGGGGCGGACGGCTGGGACGCCGCCGCGATGGACCCGTACTTCGGCAGGCTGCTCAACAACGTCGTCCCGGTCGACGAGGCCGACCGCAACGCCATCGCCCGGGACTTCGTGGAGGCGGCCCAGTCGGCGCTCGGCGTACCGCGCGTCGAGGGCTTCAACAAGAAGCCGTTCCACGAGGGCGTCGGATTCTTCGACCTCGCGTACCACCCCGAGAACAACAAGCGTTCGTCGGCGTCGGTGGCCTACCTCCACCCGGTGATGGACGAACGGTCCAACCTCACCCTGCTGCTGGAGACCTGGGCGTACCGGCTGGAGCTGGACGGCACCCGGGCCCGCGGTGTGCACGTCCGCACCGTGGACGGCGAGGAGCGGCTGGTCCGGGCGCGGCACGAGGTGATCGTCTGCGCCGGGGCCGTGGACACCCCGCGGCTGCTGATGCACTCCGGCATCGGGCCCAAGGGCGATCTGGAGGCCCTCGGCATCCCCGTGGTCCACGATCTGCCGGGTGTCGGTGAGAACCTGCTCGACCACCCCGAGTCGGTGATCGTCTGGGAGACCCACGGGCCGATCCCGGAGAACTCCGCGATGGACTCGGACGCCGGTCTGTTCGTGCGCCGCGACGACGACGAGCGCGGCCCCGACCTGATGTTCCACTTCTACCAGATCCCGTTCACGGACAACCCGGAGCGGCTGGGCTACGAACGGCCCGCGCACGGCGTGTCGATGACGCCCAACATCCCCAAGCCGCGCAGCCGCGGCCGCCTCTACCTGACCAGCGCTGACCCCGAGGTCAAGCCCGCGCTGGACTTCCGCTACTTCACCGACGAGGACGACTACGACGGGCGGACGCTCGTCGACGGCATCCGGATCGCCCGGGAGATCGCGAAGTCCGAGCCGCTGGCCGGCTGGCTGAAGCGGGAGGTCTGCCCGGGGCCGGAGGTCACCGGCGACGAGGAGCTGAGTGAGTACGCCCGCAAGGTCGCGCACACGGTCTACCACCCGGCCGGCACCTGCCGGATGGGTTCCCACGCCGACGAACTGGCCGTGGTCGCCCCGGACCTGAAGGTCAGAGGGCTCGAAGGAATCCGGATCGCCGACGCGTCCGTCTTCCCGACCATGCCGGCCGTCAACCCGATGATCGGGGTGCTGATGGTCGGCGAGAAATGTGCGGATCTGCTGACGCCGACGGGAAGTGAGGCGCGATGA
- a CDS encoding aldehyde dehydrogenase family protein: MSAQLTIHVAGEWRKAVSGATREILDPADATPFAVVAEGGAEDTDAAIAAARQAFDEGEWPRTPVAERAALLRRVAGLLERDREELGRLESRDAGKTVEEGRVDVDCVADAFRYFADLVVNENGRVVDAGSPDVHSVVVHEPVGVCGLITPWNYPLLQASWKIAPALAAGNTFVVKPSEITPLSTVALIRLLSEAGLPDGVANLVTGPGDPVGARLAEHPDVDLVSFTGGLASGTKVMRAAADSVKKVALELGGKNPNVVFADACTDDEAFDTAVDQALNAAFIHSGQVCSAGSRLIVEESLRDRFVAELARRAELIRLGRGTDDGVECGPLVSAQQLAKTEEYVASALAEGAVLRAGGKRPDGPGYFYRPTVLDRCDRTMRVVREEVFGPVLTVETFRTEDEAVALANDTEYGLAGGVWSGDAGRARRVAARLRHGTVWINDFHPYLPQAEWGGFGKSGIGRELGPAGLAEYRETKHIYQNLAPRPVRWFAG, encoded by the coding sequence GTGTCGGCACAACTGACCATCCACGTGGCCGGGGAATGGCGCAAAGCCGTCTCCGGCGCCACGCGCGAGATCCTCGACCCCGCTGACGCCACGCCCTTCGCGGTCGTGGCGGAAGGCGGGGCCGAGGACACCGACGCCGCGATCGCCGCCGCGCGCCAGGCGTTCGACGAGGGGGAGTGGCCCCGTACGCCGGTGGCCGAGCGGGCGGCGCTGCTGCGCCGGGTCGCCGGACTGCTGGAGCGGGACCGCGAGGAACTCGGGCGTCTGGAGAGCCGCGACGCCGGAAAGACCGTGGAGGAAGGCCGCGTCGACGTCGACTGCGTCGCCGACGCCTTCCGTTACTTCGCCGATCTCGTCGTCAACGAGAACGGCCGGGTCGTGGACGCCGGCTCGCCGGACGTCCACAGCGTGGTCGTGCACGAGCCGGTCGGCGTGTGCGGTCTGATCACGCCGTGGAACTACCCGCTGCTGCAGGCGAGCTGGAAGATCGCGCCCGCCCTGGCGGCCGGCAACACCTTCGTCGTCAAGCCGAGCGAGATCACCCCGCTGAGCACCGTCGCCCTGATCCGGCTGCTGTCGGAGGCCGGGCTCCCGGACGGCGTCGCCAACCTCGTCACCGGCCCCGGCGACCCGGTCGGCGCCCGCCTCGCGGAGCACCCCGACGTCGACCTCGTCTCCTTCACCGGCGGGCTCGCCAGCGGCACCAAGGTCATGCGGGCCGCCGCCGACAGCGTCAAGAAGGTCGCCCTGGAGCTCGGCGGAAAGAACCCCAACGTGGTGTTCGCCGACGCCTGCACGGACGACGAGGCCTTCGACACCGCCGTCGACCAGGCGCTGAACGCCGCGTTCATCCACAGTGGCCAGGTCTGCTCCGCCGGCTCGCGCCTCATCGTCGAGGAGTCCCTCCGCGACCGTTTCGTCGCCGAGCTCGCCCGCCGAGCCGAACTGATCCGGCTCGGCCGCGGCACGGACGACGGCGTCGAGTGCGGACCGCTCGTATCCGCGCAGCAGCTGGCGAAGACCGAGGAGTACGTGGCCTCCGCACTCGCCGAGGGGGCGGTGCTGCGCGCCGGCGGCAAGCGCCCCGACGGGCCCGGGTACTTCTACCGGCCGACCGTCCTCGACCGCTGCGACCGCACCATGCGCGTCGTGCGCGAGGAGGTCTTCGGCCCGGTCCTCACCGTCGAGACCTTCCGTACCGAGGACGAGGCCGTCGCGCTCGCCAACGACACCGAGTACGGGCTCGCCGGCGGCGTCTGGAGCGGCGACGCCGGACGGGCCCGGCGGGTGGCCGCACGGCTGCGCCACGGCACCGTCTGGATCAACGACTTCCACCCGTACCTGCCTCAGGCGGAGTGGGGCGGATTCGGCAAGTCCGGCATCGGCCGGGAGCTCGGCCCGGCCGGGCTCGCCGAGTACCGCGAGACCAAGCACATCTATCAGAACCTCGCCCCGCGCCCCGTGCGCTGGTTCGCGGGCTGA
- a CDS encoding malate dehydrogenase, producing MTRTPVNVTVTGAAGQIGYALLFRIASGQLLGADVPVRLRLLEIPQGLKAAEGTAMELDDCAFPLLQGIDITDDPNVAFDGANVALLVGARPRTKGMERGDLLEANGGIFKPQGKAINDRAADDIKVLVVGNPANTNALIAQAAAPDVPAERFTAMTRLDHNRALSQLAAKTGAPVSEIKRLTIWGNHSATQYPDVFHAEIAGKNAAEVIDDQAWLADTFIPTVAKRGAAIIEARGASSAASAANAAIDHIHTWVNGTAEGDWTSMGIPSDGSYGVPEGLISSFPVTCKGGTYEIVQGLDVNEFSRSRIDASVKELEEEREAVRGLGLI from the coding sequence ATGACCCGCACTCCCGTGAATGTCACCGTCACCGGCGCCGCCGGCCAGATCGGCTACGCGCTGCTCTTCCGCATCGCCTCGGGCCAACTGCTCGGCGCGGACGTGCCGGTCAGGCTCCGCCTCCTCGAGATCCCGCAGGGACTGAAGGCCGCCGAGGGCACGGCGATGGAGCTCGACGACTGCGCCTTCCCGCTGCTGCAGGGCATCGACATCACCGACGACCCGAACGTCGCCTTCGACGGTGCCAACGTGGCGCTGCTCGTCGGCGCCCGGCCGCGCACCAAGGGCATGGAGCGCGGTGACCTGCTGGAGGCCAACGGCGGCATCTTCAAGCCGCAGGGCAAGGCCATCAACGACCGTGCCGCGGACGACATCAAGGTCCTCGTCGTGGGCAACCCGGCCAACACGAACGCGCTCATCGCGCAGGCCGCCGCCCCGGACGTGCCGGCCGAGCGCTTCACCGCGATGACCCGCCTCGACCACAACCGCGCGCTGTCGCAGCTGGCCGCCAAGACCGGCGCCCCGGTCTCCGAGATCAAGCGCCTCACCATCTGGGGCAACCACTCCGCGACCCAGTACCCGGACGTCTTCCACGCGGAGATCGCGGGCAAGAACGCCGCGGAGGTCATCGACGACCAGGCGTGGCTGGCGGACACCTTCATCCCGACCGTCGCCAAGCGCGGTGCCGCGATCATCGAGGCCCGCGGCGCCTCCTCGGCCGCCTCCGCCGCGAACGCCGCGATCGACCACATCCACACCTGGGTGAACGGCACGGCCGAGGGCGACTGGACCTCCATGGGCATCCCGTCGGACGGTTCCTACGGCGTCCCGGAGGGCCTGATCTCCTCCTTCCCGGTCACCTGCAAGGGCGGCACGTACGAGATCGTCCAGGGCCTGGACGTCAACGAGTTCTCCCGCTCCCGCATCGACGCGTCGGTGAAGGAGCTGGAGGAGGAGCGCGAGGCGGTCCGCGGCCTCGGTCTCATCTGA
- a CDS encoding XRE family transcriptional regulator — translation MPRWKALPEELDPQVREFASQLRRLVDRSGLSIAAVADRTGYSKTSWERFLNGRLLAPKRAIVALAEVTGTNPVHLTTMWELAERAWSRAEMRHDMTMEAIRISQARAALGESGPNGPAAPDGRAGGLTTAAPDGDGPRDRPHVPARPGSGPGRAGKPSGPSYSGAPASPGGPGRRKGRRGTTVFVAGLVGALLVIAAAVLLTDLGGGGDESGGDVAKPPSAAPTTQAPELPAGVKCAGADCTGQDPENMGCGGQFATTASRATVGTAVVEVRYSRTCGAAWARITQATPGDKVRISAGGESEDGLVNADKDAYTPMVAVAAESEANACATLTTGTEGCTAEQ, via the coding sequence ATGCCTCGTTGGAAGGCGCTACCGGAAGAACTCGATCCGCAGGTGCGGGAGTTCGCGAGCCAACTGCGCAGGCTCGTCGACCGCAGCGGGCTGAGCATCGCAGCGGTCGCTGACCGGACCGGCTACAGCAAGACGTCATGGGAGCGCTTTCTCAACGGACGGCTGCTCGCCCCCAAGCGCGCGATCGTCGCGCTCGCGGAGGTGACCGGCACCAATCCGGTACACCTCACGACCATGTGGGAGCTGGCCGAGCGCGCCTGGAGCCGTGCCGAGATGCGCCACGACATGACGATGGAGGCCATCCGGATATCCCAGGCGCGGGCCGCGCTGGGCGAGTCCGGACCGAACGGGCCGGCGGCCCCGGACGGCCGCGCCGGCGGACTGACCACCGCAGCGCCCGACGGCGACGGCCCGCGCGACCGGCCCCACGTGCCCGCCCGGCCCGGCAGCGGGCCGGGACGGGCCGGGAAACCGTCGGGGCCCTCGTACTCCGGTGCCCCCGCCTCGCCGGGCGGTCCGGGCCGGAGGAAGGGACGGCGCGGTACGACGGTTTTCGTGGCCGGGCTCGTCGGTGCGCTGCTGGTGATCGCGGCAGCGGTGCTGCTGACCGACCTCGGCGGTGGCGGCGACGAGTCGGGCGGCGACGTGGCCAAGCCGCCCTCCGCGGCCCCGACGACGCAGGCGCCGGAGCTGCCCGCGGGCGTGAAGTGCGCAGGCGCGGACTGCACGGGCCAGGACCCCGAGAACATGGGGTGCGGCGGGCAGTTCGCCACGACCGCTTCCCGGGCGACCGTCGGCACCGCCGTCGTCGAGGTGCGCTACAGCAGGACCTGCGGTGCCGCCTGGGCGCGGATCACCCAGGCCACACCGGGCGACAAGGTGCGGATAAGCGCCGGCGGGGAAAGCGAGGACGGACTCGTCAACGCGGACAAGGACGCCTACACCCCGATGGTCGCCGTGGCCGCGGAGTCCGAGGCGAACGCGTGCGCCACGCTGACGACCGGCACGGAGGGCTGCACGGCGGAGCAGTAG
- a CDS encoding DUF3017 domain-containing protein: MDTPDNQTDSAAGRRPARANGSSRGPQDEPAGAPGTPGTAPPANGAERTDRSAPGSNGTRPEAEGEPAPLNGEGAVRRDRGAPDRSAPAADRVAPNGSANGSTDVADRADRTATGGEAAATGEGPSNDTRQEPAEDPAGAGGRATSRSRRPPAVTRDTARPEGGGRAAPGDAPAPARQWPLLTVLGLAALGLLIVGTDPFEQAFRIGTMLVGVALLTGTVLRRVLPSVGMLAVRSRFTDMVTYGLLGTVIVLLALMVQPQPWLEIPFLEEAVRFTVR; this comes from the coding sequence ATGGACACCCCGGACAACCAGACGGACTCCGCGGCCGGCCGCCGGCCGGCCCGCGCGAACGGCTCGTCCCGCGGCCCGCAGGACGAGCCGGCGGGTGCCCCGGGCACGCCCGGTACGGCCCCGCCGGCGAACGGCGCCGAGCGTACGGACCGGTCGGCACCCGGCTCGAACGGCACCCGGCCCGAAGCGGAGGGCGAGCCCGCACCGCTGAACGGCGAGGGCGCCGTCCGGCGCGACCGCGGTGCACCGGACCGCTCCGCCCCTGCCGCGGACCGGGTCGCGCCGAACGGTTCTGCGAACGGCTCGACCGACGTCGCCGACCGAGCGGACCGGACGGCGACCGGAGGCGAGGCCGCTGCCACCGGGGAAGGGCCGTCGAACGACACCCGTCAGGAGCCGGCGGAGGACCCGGCCGGCGCGGGCGGGCGGGCCACGAGCAGGTCGCGTCGCCCGCCCGCCGTCACCCGGGACACCGCGCGTCCGGAGGGCGGCGGACGCGCCGCCCCCGGTGACGCTCCGGCGCCCGCGCGCCAGTGGCCGCTGCTGACGGTCCTCGGGCTTGCGGCGCTCGGTCTGCTGATCGTCGGCACGGACCCGTTCGAGCAGGCGTTCAGGATCGGCACGATGCTCGTCGGAGTCGCGCTGCTGACCGGCACGGTACTGCGGCGGGTGCTGCCGTCCGTGGGCATGCTGGCGGTGCGCTCGCGCTTCACCGACATGGTCACGTACGGGCTCCTCGGCACCGTCATCGTGCTGCTCGCCCTGATGGTCCAGCCGCAGCCGTGGCTGGAGATCCCGTTCCTGGAGGAAGCGGTCCGCTTCACCGTGCGGTAG
- a CDS encoding bifunctional methylenetetrahydrofolate dehydrogenase/methenyltetrahydrofolate cyclohydrolase: protein MTAQILDGKATAAEIKSELAARVAALKAKGSTPGLGTVLVGDDVGSRKYVAGKHRDCAEVGIASIQRELPETATQEEIEAVVRELNENPECTGYIVQLPLPKGIDENRVLELIDPSKDADGLHPMNLGRLVLNEPAPLPCTPNGVIRLLRRYGVELKGAHVVVVGRGTTIGRSLPLMLTRRSENSTVTQCHTGTRDLSSHLRQADIIVAAAGSAHLVRPEDVKPGAAVLDVGVSRDGNGKIVGDVHPDVAQVAGWLSPNPGGVGPMTRAMLLVNVVEAAELAAAI, encoded by the coding sequence ATGACCGCCCAGATTCTCGATGGCAAGGCCACCGCGGCCGAGATCAAGTCCGAACTGGCCGCCCGCGTGGCGGCGCTCAAGGCCAAGGGGTCCACGCCCGGCCTCGGGACCGTCCTGGTCGGGGACGACGTCGGCAGCCGGAAGTACGTGGCCGGCAAGCACCGTGACTGTGCGGAGGTGGGCATCGCCTCCATCCAGCGCGAACTGCCGGAGACCGCCACGCAGGAGGAGATCGAGGCGGTCGTCCGCGAGCTGAACGAGAACCCGGAGTGCACCGGTTACATCGTGCAGCTGCCCCTCCCGAAGGGCATCGACGAGAACCGGGTGCTGGAGCTGATCGACCCGTCGAAGGACGCGGACGGCCTGCACCCGATGAACCTGGGCCGTCTGGTGCTGAACGAGCCCGCCCCGCTGCCGTGCACGCCGAACGGCGTGATCCGGCTGCTGCGCCGGTACGGGGTGGAGCTGAAGGGCGCGCACGTCGTCGTCGTGGGCCGCGGCACCACCATCGGGCGTTCCCTGCCGCTGATGCTGACCCGCCGCTCCGAGAACTCCACGGTCACCCAGTGCCACACCGGTACGCGGGACCTCTCCTCGCATCTGCGGCAGGCCGACATCATCGTGGCCGCTGCGGGCTCGGCCCACCTGGTTCGTCCCGAGGACGTCAAGCCGGGCGCCGCCGTGCTGGACGTCGGCGTCAGCCGCGACGGCAACGGGAAGATCGTCGGAGACGTCCACCCGGACGTGGCGCAGGTCGCCGGCTGGCTCTCGCCGAACCCGGGCGGTGTCGGCCCGATGACCCGCGCCATGCTCCTCGTCAACGTCGTCGAGGCGGCCGAGCTCGCAGCCGCGATCTGA